The DNA window ACTGCAAAGGATAGAAGAGGTAGAGAGGTTTATATACCCAAGTCTCTCAAAACTAGTCGTTATACACATAATAGAAAATCTTGTTATCTCAAACGGAactttcattttattcaaagcAACGCTCCAATGGCCACAACTAAAAGATCTCGATCTACGATTTTGCGCATAACGGAAATTCCGTTAAAAcctaacaatttttttcttatttttcacaaCAGAGTCAACGTAACCAAAATAGCTTAAAAGGAACTTTCGTCAGGAATTAACTATATTTCTGTTCTCAACAGAACTTCCGATGTTACTTTACTTAGGTAAATGGGCATAACTCTTTGCTCGGAAATTCCTTTATGATGATCTTTGGCTCTATGGAATGTTCACTCAAAGGGCTACCCAACCAAACCTAAACCAAGTTCTAAAACCACTAAAaagatatatcaaaatttatatttatctcaAGGTAGCACTTGCATAGGTCAATTTGAGCACCAAGACATAAGCGAACACATCGACGTTGCATTTCTCTTAATAGTTCGATAGTACtatactaaaaaatacatagaaaGATATTCGTACCAATAGTGTCATCTTCCTTATTGATCTTCAGGGATGTTGATGCCAAAATTATTTcacttttttattctttaaatGACGGATATGTGTTACTTGTAACTTTTAATAGCCTTGCACGGGCCATCGCGACAAAACCTTCACTCACCATTCACCATTAGATTTCTGTTGGTATTTTACACGATCACAGATAAATCCACAAGTACACGGAATATTGTTGTAACACTTCACCTCATAGTATTCCAAGGGTATTGAATCCAAGAAACGAGAGCGTATAATCTAATGAACAATCACGTCCAATGACAACAACTTATGGTAGGCTTAGGTTAGAGAGGATTCATATGGTTCAATTGTATTAGATAAGGTAAAAATGTATCAAATGTTTATGGCATTGGCTCATCGTTGCTCTCCAAAGAGAGTCTAGCCAACAACTCTATGATGTACTTGAACATGGAGGGTTGCTAGGGACGAATTTTAGACTATCAACTCATCTCGCCTATCTCTTCGACACTCTATTGAGTGGCTACTCGGTGGGCGGAGTAGTAGaagagatttttttctttgcatgtGGAAATGGAAAAAACAGAACCTTCCGTAGAGCACACCACTTCTATGCTATTGATTACTGCTCTAGTGTCAGCCAAGAACTTCCTTATTTATCCAAAGTCTTTGTACTACAGCACTCGATACAAATAGCAAGCGCGAACATGCAATGATGAGAATATATCTTACTTAGATAAGATAATttaataaacataagaaaatcTCGAAttcttactttattataagaaGCATCCGTCGAGGTATAAGTTGGAGTAAGTGTCAATAGTTCCAACATTCCTCCAGAATTTCCCCTCACTCACTACCTATTTCTAACTCTAATAAGATAGAATTGCCTTGATACGAATAAGAGAAACTACAAGAGTTGTGTTGTGAATGAACTCCTCCTTTTATAGGGCATTATGATAGAAGTAGTTGATAACTCCCACAACCGTCATTGGAAGCAATCTGGAGCATCCACATGGAAACAAATGACGAGAGGTGGCCAAGCCAGTTCAACAAAACTCGGTGTTTAGTCAACTGACAAGCCCCTCCTATTGCCATCGACTTTGTTTGGGAGACTGACGTGGGGGTCTGTAATTAGTAACGACAAAATTTGGCATTGATGGGTGTTAGGAGAATTAATGTTAGATCGGATGAAGATTAATTTTGGACAAAGCCGATTGGCGAGACAATCAGATAAGGTGAGAAAGGGGATCGACCGATTGAATCTGAATTGAATCTTTAGAATCGAACAGTAGGTAGAATCCACGCCAGAATCAACTGAGAAGAGTTCGTTTGCTAGAATGGATATCGTAAAATAGGATAGATTAgatctatatatgtattaggAAAATTGAGTCCaactattcaaaaaataaggtAGGATAGAATCTTTATCCGTGTTTAATAAGTTATTTAGATGttgggggtataaatatgtacacccTCGATCAATGTAAACATTAGATTCATAACAATACACAATTTTGGCACATCGCCATCAATTTCAACAATTGGAGCAAAATATGCTAATCTATACCATGCTGCAATATTTGGTATCTTAGGTTcctatatattttggaatggatatAGTATAGAGAATGttcatttaaatataaatctaaaatttgaaaaatattagtgCAAACTTGTGCCGTGTACGGCAAATAGACTTGGGGGAGATCACCCCCGCATACATGAAATACCGCGTTTCCCAGGCGCCTCCGcgcaaaaagaagaaaaaaaaaaagctcccCGTATCGTATGAGGAGGCAGCTCCTGCTCGGCCGCGCCCGCGACTGAGACGAGACCAATCTCCCGCGACCGACCCGGCGCCGCCCCAgatctcgccgccgacgagatgcacctcctcctccacgccgcggccgccttcgccctcgccgtcttcctcgtcgtcgccgccgggctgCCCCTCGCGTCCGCCTCCGAGTCCGACCACAAGGTGCGCGCCTCCcgtccccctccctctcgctcTCCTGCTCTGTTATCTCGTCCTCGTTAACCCTAGATCCGAGCCCCCGACGTGCTCCTCCGGCTGGATCCGCCGTGTCGCCGCGCCGGATCTAGGAGCGGCGCGTGGTTTGGGTACCTTTGGGGTTCCCGGGCGGCGTTTGTTTTGGGCAAGTGCTCGGAGTTGCATGCCTGGCTGGTTGGAGGTGAAAAGCTGGGCTTAGCACTGTGAGGATGGTTCGAAGGTTGTTCTACAATTTAGGCCGCTACTTGATCTTTGTTTGCTGTGAAAGTGCAGAAAAATCATTAGTGGAAGCACATTACACCCAAAtaacgtttttcgtgccataAATCTTCCAATAGCGCTCATTCAAATGGAGACACCACTGCAATTATATCTCTgttcaaataatttttattatgctaGGCCTGGAATAATACAGCACCAGACTTTTCCTACCTTAGCTTCAaaccatcaaaattttaaccttttgGTGGTGCATCGAAATGCTGAGATGCAAAGCTTTTTCATGCTTGGGATACAACTACACTGTGGTGGGTTTGTTACAGTTGATATATTTTCCTTTGGCGCCTTGTGGGGCACCTTGGTGTGTTGAACTTTTCTATAGTTTTATCTTCCTATTTTGACAAAGCCTGACAATGTTGGGGAGCTTAATAGTTGAACATGCTATAGTGGCATGCACTGATGCAGAGGTGGACCCCGACCTGAAGCAGCCACTTTAGGTTAATGCCAATGAGTACATTGTGCTGACATAATGCCTCGAAAGCTCACTCTTGCCTGCAGCCATTGAAATAACAAAGAGAAATAATTACTAATCAGTACTGCTTTTATGGCGGTTGTTTAGCTTCACTGTTCTAGTTCCCTTGTGTTTTCTTGAGTTGAAAGTAAGTCAATAGTTGTGGAATATTTGGTCCTGCACCTTCTGAACAGGCTCttacatgcaaactttatttttgtcttATCTTTACTTGGAATCAAGCTTAACGTGAGATGATCCTGGAATACctatgataatatttttgtgaaGTCTTTTCCTGCGTTTTACTGCTAGAGATTAGAGAATTTTTCATGCCATTGAATATAAGGGTCTGTAGCATTGTGGTATCTGTAGAAGAACTTTTGGCACGCTAGACTTAGATAAAATATAGCATTTTTGGAATCATAATGGTAGAATTCTGTTAGATAAGGTAATTATACTCCATTTTGTAATTGCATGGTTCTGTGTTTTAACACGGAACTGTGATATAGAGGAGGAGATGATGGCTCTCTTTGATTGTGTTTGTACTTTGTTATCCTGCAGACCTGCAGTGTGTTATGAGACTAATTGTTTAGggaatttttcttcttcttgtagTAAAGTATTGCGGTCGGTTACTATTTCAAAAAGTAAGCAATAACATACGAAGTCTGCATCTTGGAATCCACCCTACAGGCAAAGATAGACCCAGAATGCAGTATGACTGTATGGGAATGGTGTGGGTATAAGGCTTTATTTTCTAGGTGAAAGGCAAAATGCTGCTTTCTGTCTAGTCTATATTACATCTACATTAAGCATGTGATAATTTCTGGTATCTAATTGTTGAAATCAATTTAAAGGATGGTTTAATCGTCCCTAAAAATGAAATCATTGAGTATTTGAGTGAGAACCTAGGCTGtaggttgttttcttttttaatttcattatgGTTGATTTTGAATGGGGTGAACAACAGCCCAAATTCTTGGGGAGCCAGGGAACAGTCTGCACAATAAACAAGTTAGCCATGAGCATTAAGTCATGTTTTACTGATTTGTTCATTCTTATTAACACTATCACAAACTGGCCttgatatttgttattttctataaCATAGACAATTACACTTCGTAAcagtatacatatttaaaagttttgaatgTTTCTTACTGGTTAACTTTCTTGTTGCTGCCATCTCTAAAACCTAAAACTTACTGACTTGTATTTGTCtacttattttaattatatgcaGTACAAAGCTGAAGAGGCAGTTAAACTCTGGGTAAACAAGGTTGGCCCATACAATAACCCTCAAGAAACTTACAACTATTACAGCCTTCCATTTTGTCAGCCATCTGAAAACCCTGTGCACAAATGGGGTGGTCTAGGAGAGGTCCTAGGTGGCAATGAGCTGATTGACAGTCAAAttgatataaagtttttaagtATGTTAATCTTTTCACATCCTCCCTGATTTGTATAATTTTGGAATGTGCATCAATGCATATTCATTGCAACTAACCAATTTTCCTGACCATTATATCTTtaaactctctctctctcttagaAAACGTGGAGAAGGGTCCCATTTGCACAATTGAACTTGATGACAAAAAGGTTCAGCAATTTACTGATGCCATTGAAAGCTCATATTGGTTTGAACTTTTCATAGGTAtgaagatatatatttaattctatGTTGCTGAGCATTATTTTCTTATGTTGGATGCTATTTCTCATTTCTGacattctttttcttcaaCTTCTTTTGCATTGCTTCTTATTGTCAAACCACCTAGATGATCTTCCATTATGGGGTAACAAACTCTAATCTAAATggcatttattttgctttaaTGCTTTCTGTTCTATACTCTTTTTGAATAATATGCAAGTTGCCTCTGAGCAGGTTTTGTTGGCGAAACCGataaaaacaatgaaaataaGCACTATCTCTACACACACAAGAACATTGTTGTTAAATACAATGGTAACAGGGTATGTGTTCTGAGTTAGGTCCTTGAAAGATTACCTGAAAACTATTATAtgtgcaaattatttttttacagatAATTCATGTCAATCTTACACAAGAGTCACCTAAGCTTCTTGAAGCTGGCAAAAAATTGGACATGACATATTCTGTGAAGTGGGTGCAAACAAATGTTGCATTTGCACGGCGTTTTGAAGTTTACTTGGACTACCCATTCTTCGAACACCAGGTATTCCTTGCACCAGCACAACTTTTTATGTCTTTTACATGACAGTTTTTAACTTATTAAATTTACTCCTCTCTGTGTTGGTTCTGATGAAGTGGTAGACTTTGCTTTATGTGTAAACTCTTGAAGAATTGAAATTTACAACTTACAAGCCAAGTTTTTCTGCAATCTCCCATGTTCAGATCCATTGGTTCTCTATCTTCAATTCTTTCATGATGGTTATTTTCTTGACGGGATTGGTGTCAATGATATTGATGAGGACACTGAGAAATGATTATGCAAAATATGCTCGTGAAGATGATGATCTGGAGTCGCTTGTAAGTTCTGAATATGAAGCCTCACACCTACAATTACTTGCATTTTCTGATTACCCATCATTTCCATGCAAACAATCTAATAATCAACAAACATAACTAGTCAAATACGAAGTTTTTACAGTACCCTCCCGACACTGACAAGTTTTTGTGTGTATGACTGGACAAATTATTTGAATATGTGAAGCATCATTTTGCATTGTTTTCATCTAATCTCTTGATGGCTGtgttaacttataattttattttaccagGAAAGAGATGTTAGTGAGGAATCTGGGTGGAAGCTTGTCCATGGAGATGTATTCCGCCCCCCTCGTAGCCTTGTGTTTCTTTCTGCTTTTGTTGGTATCGGCTCACAGCTGGCAGCTCTTATTCTGCTTGTGATTGTATTGGCAATTGTTGGCATGTTATATGTTGGGTAAGCTCAAAATCAGCTTTCCTAGCCCCCCTTTTTTCCTGCATTGCATGTGCACATGTAGTTGGTATAGAGTATGCTGTACCCTTTGGGATTGGGAACTCAGCCTATACATTGGTCTATACAAAATATCAGCTCTTACAGGCATTCCACAGGCACAAGGAATAAAGGCTAACAAAAAAGCAAGTAAAATAGCTGTCCTCGTACCAGTAGTTGGGGTTGGGTTTGTATGTGTGCATTATTGCTCCTGGTGCTGGCCTGGTGCCTGTAGGGCAGTAGGAAATGCCCCACGTGACAATATAGTTGAAGGCAGTTTTGAGGCTATTAATATGTTTATCAATAAATGCATGTCCCTGATTTGTACAAGGGGACAAATAGATGGGTGGAATATGCACCACCTAGATAGTGTAAGCatggtatattttatattttgagatgccTTTGACTTCATTATTTAGTTTGGTTTTTGGGATGGATGAGAGGTTGGACATACGTTGCttgataataatatatatggctTATTTTGTATAGTCCAATGTCTACCTTTATTAAAGGCTAGCTCATATGTGTTGCCTTGGGGAGCAGTGGTCTCTTTTTGTCAGTGACCCAACTCTGTGCCATAAGGCATGTTGTGCAGAACAGCAGAAGTAAAGTTTGGGAAAGTTCCATTCATTAGTGACACTCAAAAGGAGACAGAAAAATGGAAGTGTATTGCTTTCAGTACTAGTCAATCAATGTTGTGTCAGCTTGTATGAGTCTTCAATAACCTTTTCTGTAACTAAAGCATTATACTCATTACTCAACTTGTGCACTACACTGCTATAATTTTTCCTTTCTGGATCGAcaaacaataatatttattcagCTAGTGTGACTTTGCGACTAAGTGTGCGGTACTTTA is part of the Oryza brachyantha chromosome 11, ObraRS2, whole genome shotgun sequence genome and encodes:
- the LOC102709879 gene encoding transmembrane 9 superfamily member 1, with amino-acid sequence MHLLLHAAAAFALAVFLVVAAGLPLASASESDHKYKAEEAVKLWVNKVGPYNNPQETYNYYSLPFCQPSENPVHKWGGLGEVLGGNELIDSQIDIKFLKNVEKGPICTIELDDKKVQQFTDAIESSYWFELFIDDLPLWGFVGETDKNNENKHYLYTHKNIVVKYNGNRIIHVNLTQESPKLLEAGKKLDMTYSVKWVQTNVAFARRFEVYLDYPFFEHQIHWFSIFNSFMMVIFLTGLVSMILMRTLRNDYAKYAREDDDLESLERDVSEESGWKLVHGDVFRPPRSLVFLSAFVGIGSQLAALILLVIVLAIVGMLYVGRGAIITTFIVCYALTSFISGYVSGGLYSRNGGKNWIKSMILTASLFPFLCFSIGLVLNTIAIFYRSLAAIPFGTMVVIFVLWAFISFPLVLLGTVVGRNWSGAPNNPCRVKTIPRPIPEKKWYLTPSVISLMGGLLPFGSIFIEMYFVFTSFWNYKVYYVYGFMLLVFVILIIVTICVTIVGTYFLLNAENYHWQWTSFFSAASTALYVYLYSIYYYHMKTKMSGFFQTSFYFGYTLMFCLGLGILCGAVGYLGSTLFVRRIYRNIKCD